CATGATCATTATCCGAATCGTTTCAGCAATTTTGAAATGTTCTCTAGTTTGTTATGGTGATACTGAACAGGtggaacatttattttttaaactaccAACAGCGACATTTTAAAAGTCAGAGCTGCTCCCCCCAAAGACCGAGGATTGCACAAATATCTCTTGTTATTAAAAAGGCAGGCTGTTGTGTTATATGTACCCTTATCAATTTACCTTCAACCATATTTTCTCCCTCAGCGAAAGCCCAGGCGTGCCAGGGAAGAAGATTCCGCAGACGGCAGAGGGCGCCACCGAGCATGGAGGACATCGCGGCACTGGAAGCAACGGATTTGGACACCTCGAAGGAACTACCTGGAGAAGAAGCACCTTCTGCCGAGATGAGCCAGAAGGAGAGATTGGTCTTCACCGTCTGGCAGACGACGACGACAACTGCCACCATCACGACCACGTCTTTGAACCGATCCTTCACCGTATCAGCATCGGCCTACTGCACGTATACGGGATTCACCGGACCGGTCTGTTAGATGGATGTATGCTTTACCGGTGACCATTCAATCGGCTgttgtttctcttcatttcttttttctttgctattCCTGAATTCTAAGAACTTCGTAATTTAATTCTGCCGTGCGAGGGATGTTTGGCAAACTAacaacctctcctctctctctctctctctctctctctctctctctctctctctctctctctctctctctcacgaaatgaACAAAGTAGTGGATTTCACAGGCATTGCTTCCAATTTATTTcttgtgtgtggttgtgtatttATCGATAAGAGTACATGTACTGAATATTGACCatggaaaatgtaattaaatcaaAGGAATGCAAATATTAACTTGTTAAGCATAGAAGctatatattactttcattccTCTTTGAAGCTTGTACATATTTGACCCCTCTGAAAGTAAAGATGATCATTGTGAACTGTGTATGAATTGAACCACCCTCAAAATATacctttttaatgttattataaatgcaaacatactttttatattatgaCCACAAACCAAACGATACAAAGAGCTCTAACCAGTCCACTGACTCAAAATTCTAAACATTTTGCAAATGAGGAATTTgctcaagaagttggacagctaaccGGGAGGATGCCAATGAGAACACATGGGAGGTAAAGGGCAGGAAGTATAGCTGGTTAAATTCCGTTTACAGTGCGCCGTCCAAGACACAATGTAGGCTCTGACCCATACAGATGGACTTCGGGAATTCCAAACCATTTTTTGTGCTAATGATAAACGTGAGTTTACTTAGGAtaccgtaattattattattattattattattattattattattattattattattattattatattattattattattattattattattattattattcgagcaGAGAAATAATGTATCTGGTATCCTCAAAAATCGTTCTTTTCTAGGcgacaaaattatattattattattattattattattatgcaaagaaCAATTGCGTTCTGGCAAATGCAgaagacaaaaatattattctCCCTTAGATTTTGCAAGTATACTAATGTTTCAGACTTGAAAATACAAATCTCTTTTTTTCAGTCTCcctaaataaaaagtaatttttagatTTATGAAATATAGGAGATTGGCGTTTTAAAGACTTTTGAAATGAGgtccaaagatttttttctcaGCAGTCTCCTGTGTTAGAATACAGGCAATTCCCGTTCTTTAGACTCCTAGAATAATGGAGACATCTttagaaataatataaagaaacttTTAGACGGAGAAAGGTCTCAATTTCAGCCtcttgaaacaaagaaaattttcttcacatttctaagatctcacaagaattacaGTTGTTTggtaaattggaaaaaaaaaacctgtatttataagtatttattttcaatcatgattttataaaaaaaaaaatataaacaagtactTCAAGGTAAAATTACTAATGCACAAGTTTATCTAAAGCTGATGACTACTAAAGAATCATACAGTAAGTATGTACAGgagaaactacaaaaataaactattatttcTCTGACATTACGTAACATTATATTACGCATCTTACAGTTACTAGACTAGTTTAAAAGACTTTGAGAAAGTctctacacttttttttattttactcttggcaaaataggtaaatagatatttTCCTAATATAGAAAGATATTGGCTTAACATGACAGTACTGGTTCCGCACTAGGACCCTCAGTCGATTATttctaaaatgagaaaaaaactgAATAGAAAGAAGGTAGGAAGCAATAGATTCAAAAGGG
The sequence above is drawn from the Macrobrachium rosenbergii isolate ZJJX-2024 chromosome 15, ASM4041242v1, whole genome shotgun sequence genome and encodes:
- the LOC136846716 gene encoding uncharacterized protein, coding for MVAVVVVVCQTVKTNLSFWLISAEGASSPGSSFEVSKSVASSAAMSSMLGGALCRLRNLLPWHAWAFAEGENMVEDYLGIQDYYLRTVKPISNYSKGTLTELSYPRS